The window GCCGGACTCGAGGGAGCCGAAGTCGGCGAGCCGGTCCTCGAGCGCCGTGTAGCCCTCGTCGATCTGGCCGGCCAGCTCCTCGCCGTCGGCGCCCTGCTTCACTGTCAGGTCCCTGACCAGCGAGAACGCCATCTTGGAGCCTTCGACGTTTGCGGCGAAGTCGTACAGGTCGGTGCCGGACCACCAGTCCTCCTCGCCGGTGATCTTGCCGGTCGCGACCTCGTCGAGCAGGGCGATCGCGCCGTTGCTGATCCAGTCGACGCCCTGGTCGTCGAGGTAGGTGGTGAAGTCGTCGGAGTGGACGAAGTCATACAGCTCGGTCACGTCGTCGACAAGGAGGCCACCGAGCTCGGCGCGCTGCTCGGGCGTGGAGGGAGCCCAGTCCTCGTAGGCGTCGGTCTCGCCGTCCGAGTTCAGTGCGCCCTCCTCGGGCTGCCACAGGTCCTTCTCGATGCGGTGGAAGCCGGTCCAGTCCAGGCCCTCGGCGACGGCGTCGACCTCGCGGTAGTCGATGCGCGGGTCGAGGTCGCCGAGCGCCTCGGCGGCGGGCTCTATGCGCTCGTAGTAGGCGCGGACCAGCGGAAACGCGGCTTTGGCCGCGTCGTCCTCGCCCGCGATGTACTGGCCGGCGAACTCCTCGGTGGCAGGTAGGAGCTGGGCGACC is drawn from Promicromonospora sp. Populi and contains these coding sequences:
- the efeO gene encoding iron uptake system protein EfeO, with protein sequence MTSPYRAVLGLGGTLAIVVGLTACVPNEPAADGAITVTSTASACDVSAEQATSGTLAFDVTNSGDQVTEFYLLAADGLQIVGEVENIAPGASRTLTVTAQPGTYSTVCKPGMVGDGVGHTEFTVTGERVELAGPDAELKQQAVDLYAAFVKEQVAQLLPATEEFAGQYIAGEDDAAKAAFPLVRAYYERIEPAAEALGDLDPRIDYREVDAVAEGLDWTGFHRIEKDLWQPEEGALNSDGETDAYEDWAPSTPEQRAELGGLLVDDVTELYDFVHSDDFTTYLDDQGVDWISNGAIALLDEVATGKITGEEDWWSGTDLYDFAANVEGSKMAFSLVRDLTVKQGADGEELAGQIDEGYTALEDRLADFGSLESGFVAYAELTDADKKDLADLINALAEPLSQLTSTVLA